The proteins below are encoded in one region of Hordeum vulgare subsp. vulgare chromosome 3H, MorexV3_pseudomolecules_assembly, whole genome shotgun sequence:
- the LOC123442712 gene encoding putative pentatricopeptide repeat-containing protein At3g15200 codes for MPPAPAYAVLAAAFRTRNPICVHRWLAVFGWRTPTVRQNVSEVLPDAVLAPGFRPSIVPRGYVLGSPRLCHTSASGDSLDVRVGEVLRVLKSCDADADLSKYLCWFADEIDEDVVLKVLQKQRSNWQVALLFFTWAAGLPTYEHGPRTYIEMLDILGRMKKVRLMRQLFDEIPEQRRGLVVTNRMFAVLLNRYAGAHKVQEAIEIFYKRNDYGFEVDLVGFQILLMSLCRYKHVEEAEALFLQKKDEFPPVIKSWNIILNGWCVKGSLPDAKRVWNEIIASKLKPDLFTYGTFINALTKAGKLSTAVKLFTSMWEKGINPDVAICNCIIDQLCFKKKIPEALKIFGEMNDRGCQADVATYNTLIKHFCKIRRTEKVYELLDDMEKKGCSPNNMTYTYILKTTEKPRDVMNLIQRMEESGCKLDSDTYNLILNLYVSMKYEKGVQQVWEEMERNGSGPDQRSFTIMVHGLHSQGQLDQALQYYTTMKSRGMTPEPRTRILVKAIHIKKGGPETEDRSPSMTGRNLKLDRRSGLFHVRK; via the exons atgccgccggcgccggcgtacGCCGTCCTCGCTGCAGCATTCAGGACCAGAAACCCCATCTGCG TTCATAGGTGGCTCGCTGTTTTTGGTTGGCGCACGCCTACCGTTCGACAGAATGTGTCGGAGGTGCTTCCTGATGCGGTATTGGCTCCAGGCTTCCGCCCAAGCATTGTTCCAAGAGGATATGTTCTCGGGTCGCCAAGGCTTTGCCATACCAGCGCTTCCGGGGACTCCCTAGATGTCCGCGTCGGTGAAGTCCTGAGAGTTCTCAAGTCTTGTGATGCTGATGCTGACCTCAGCAAATACCTGTGTTGGTTTGCCGATGAGATTGACGAGGATGTTGTTCTGAAAGTCCTCCAGAAGCAGAGGTCCAATTGGCAGGTCGCGCTGCTGTTCTTCACTTGGGCGGCCGGTCTGCCTACGTATGAGCACGGTCCGAGGACATACATCGAGATGCTCGACATCCTTGGGCGGATGAAGAAGGTCAGGCTTATGAGACAGCTCTTCGATGAGATTCCTGAACAACGCCGTGGGTTGGTTGTAACGAACAGGATGTTTGCTGTCCTGTTGAACCGGTATGCAGGGGCTCACAAGGTGCAAGAAGCGATCGAAATATTCTACAAGAGGAATGATTATGGGTTCGAGGTTGACTTGGTTGGATTCCAGATACTTCTGATGTCGCTCTGTCGGTACAAGCACGTCGAGGAGGCTGAGGCcctctttcttcagaagaaagatGAGTTCCCTCCTGTCATAAAGAGCTGGAACATCATTCTTAACGGTTGGTGTGTCAAGGGAAGCCTGCCTGATGCTAAAAGGGTTTGGAATGAGATCATTGCATCTAAGCTTAAGCCGGACCTCTTCACATATGGTACGTTCATAAATGCACTAACCAAAGCTGGCAAACTTAGTACGGCTGTGAAACTATTCACAAGCATGTGGGAGAAGGGAATCAATCCCGATGTGGCAATTTGCAACTGTATCATTGACCAATTGTGCTTCAAGAAAAAGATTCCAGAAGCACTTAAGATTTTTGGTGAGATGAATGACCGTGGTTGTCAAGCAGATGTGGCTACCTACAATACTTTGATCAAACACTTCTGTAAGATAAGGCGGACGGAAAAAGTTTATGAGCTTTTGGATGATATGGAGAAGAAAGGATGCTCTCCAAACAACATGACATACACCTACATTCTGAAGACAACTGAGAAACCTAGAGATGTTATGAATTTGATCCAGAGGATGGAGGAATCAGGTTGTAAGTTGGACTCTGACACGTATAATTTaatattgaacctctatgtcagtaTGAAATATGAGAAGGGGGTACAACAAGTATGGGAGGAGATGGAGAGGAATGGATCAGGTCCAGATCAGCGATCATTTACTATTATGGTTCATGGACTTCACTCCCAGGGACAGCTGGACCAGGCTTTGCAATATTACACAACAATGAAGTCGAGAGGGATGACTCCAGAGCCAAGAACCAGGATATTGGTGAAAGCAATACATATCAAGAAGGGTGGGCCTGAGACAGAAGATCGATCCCCAAGTATGACTGGGAGAAATCTAAAATTGGATCGTCGATCAGGACTTTTCCATGTTCGTAAATAG